From Synoicihabitans lomoniglobus, the proteins below share one genomic window:
- a CDS encoding sodium:solute symporter — translation MLSASHRFFLTFWILILSAGVASANELVSLEMRDLTAAEIDELVLPNEELPADHAAPPAPLMGDAISPSGQAFRLGANLSGPQQLTFFSYHAITNTWAKVGSIDLPAVPARLSPIPRGFVVGFEGSDRRAAIEVVQVKSSLPVIDWVVIAGYLIAMLGVGWYCYNREKRGAGSTTDYFLAGRDVPWWAAGLSLYATGTSAISFIAIPALSFSTNWLYLGQQCIGVFGLLFVAYKIIPVLRRLNLISIYHYLEMRFHPSIRLMSSALVILFQLVGRLSVVLYLPALAIASVTGANVVVCIVLMGFVTTLYTLVGGMKAVIWTDVIQVFVMMGGALFAVGYMINGIDGGIGEMINIANAEQKAHLFDFSWNFTTPTVWALFLVILTDVPTWPKEQVMMQRVLATRSDKDARSSVLTLAAVVIPGSFLFYAIGTALFTFYKTHPDRLNPLIDTDATFPVFIAAELPIGITGLIIAGLFAASMSTLSSGLNSVATLSSIDFYERLVPKASSKTSLRLAYAVTILSGVISTAVAVLFTYFDIKSMFDAMLQLTAILGGGFAGTYALGLFTKRANWQGALIGTGASVACAVLLAPLISPILLNPASIATCMIVGYLASWFFPAPTQSLKGLSVFTPRQSPITSLPPHE, via the coding sequence ATGCTTTCCGCCTCCCATCGATTTTTCCTCACTTTCTGGATCCTGATTCTCAGCGCCGGCGTCGCCTCCGCCAACGAATTGGTTTCTCTCGAAATGCGGGATTTAACCGCCGCTGAAATTGACGAACTCGTCCTGCCCAACGAAGAGCTGCCCGCCGACCATGCCGCCCCGCCGGCACCTTTGATGGGCGATGCAATTTCGCCGTCCGGACAGGCGTTTCGTCTGGGCGCGAACCTTTCGGGGCCGCAGCAACTCACGTTTTTTTCCTACCACGCGATCACAAACACTTGGGCCAAAGTTGGATCAATCGATCTACCGGCGGTCCCGGCGCGCTTGTCCCCGATACCACGCGGCTTTGTAGTTGGCTTCGAGGGCTCGGACAGGCGCGCCGCGATCGAGGTGGTGCAGGTGAAAAGTTCCCTCCCCGTGATCGATTGGGTCGTGATCGCAGGCTACCTGATCGCGATGCTCGGCGTGGGGTGGTATTGCTACAATCGGGAAAAACGCGGGGCCGGTTCGACCACGGACTACTTCCTCGCTGGCCGTGACGTGCCGTGGTGGGCCGCGGGACTGAGTCTCTACGCCACCGGCACCTCCGCGATCAGTTTCATCGCCATCCCGGCGCTGTCATTTTCCACCAACTGGCTTTATCTCGGCCAGCAATGCATCGGCGTCTTCGGACTGTTGTTCGTGGCCTACAAAATCATCCCGGTGCTCCGCCGCCTGAATCTCATTTCCATCTATCACTACCTGGAAATGCGGTTTCATCCGTCGATTCGGCTGATGAGCAGTGCGCTCGTGATTCTTTTCCAACTGGTGGGTCGCTTGAGCGTGGTGCTTTATCTGCCGGCCCTCGCCATCGCCAGCGTGACCGGCGCCAATGTCGTGGTCTGCATCGTGCTGATGGGCTTCGTCACCACACTCTACACGTTGGTCGGCGGCATGAAGGCCGTGATCTGGACCGACGTCATCCAAGTCTTCGTCATGATGGGCGGCGCCTTGTTCGCGGTGGGCTACATGATCAATGGCATCGACGGCGGCATCGGCGAAATGATCAACATCGCCAACGCCGAACAGAAGGCGCACCTGTTCGACTTCTCGTGGAATTTCACCACCCCGACCGTTTGGGCGCTGTTTCTGGTGATCCTCACCGATGTGCCCACGTGGCCCAAGGAACAGGTGATGATGCAGCGCGTGCTGGCGACGCGCAGCGACAAGGACGCCCGCTCGTCCGTGCTCACATTGGCGGCCGTGGTCATTCCCGGCAGTTTCTTGTTCTACGCGATCGGCACGGCCTTGTTCACGTTTTACAAAACGCATCCCGACCGCCTGAACCCCTTGATCGATACCGACGCGACCTTCCCGGTGTTTATCGCCGCAGAACTGCCCATCGGCATCACCGGACTCATTATTGCCGGTTTGTTTGCGGCCTCGATGTCCACGCTGTCCAGTGGACTGAACAGCGTTGCCACCCTGTCCTCCATTGATTTCTACGAACGTCTGGTGCCCAAGGCTTCCTCGAAAACCAGTCTGCGCCTCGCTTACGCGGTGACAATTCTATCCGGCGTCATCAGCACGGCGGTCGCGGTGCTCTTCACCTATTTTGACATCAAATCGATGTTCGACGCCATGCTGCAACTCACGGCCATCCTCGGCGGCGGTTTTGCCGGGACGTATGCGTTGGGTCTCTTTACCAAAAGAGCGAACTGGCAGGGGGCTTTGATCGGCACGGGCGCGAGTGTGGCGTGCGCCGTGCTACTGGCCCCGCTTATCAGTCCCATTCTTCTCAACCCCGCCTCGATCGCCACCTGCATGATCGTCGGCTACCTCGCATCGTGGTTCTTCCCTGCCCCGACCCAATCCCTCAAAGGACTTTCTGTTTTCACTCCCCGACAATCTCCGATCACTTCCCTGCCTCCTCATGAGTAA
- a CDS encoding Gfo/Idh/MocA family protein — MSKIYRAVLVGTGSICEAHLRAVESTEGQVELVAAVDLDQDRVDAFCKRANVPAAYTDYTKMLQEVGPDIVLVATPPSQHAAMSIEAMEAGAWVLCEKPLCGSLAELDRIREAEQRTGCYTACVFQMRFASSNLHLKRLIDAGQLGRPLVGVCNTLWYRDAAYYAVPWRGRWETELGGPTMGLGIHAMDHFLDLFGEWEEVRAMAGTLDRDIEVEDVSMAMVRFSNGAFGSIVNSALSPRQETNLRLDFQRATVELTHLYGYTRDSWKVTLAPPAQDDSLLQAWQSYPPDVGSTHGAQLTAFVKNMERGECPHTSGIEARRTIELLTAIYKSAFTNRPVLRGSIEPGDPYYTQLHGGGKPYSASPNT; from the coding sequence ATGAGTAAAATTTACCGCGCCGTCCTGGTTGGAACCGGGTCCATCTGCGAAGCCCACCTGCGGGCCGTCGAATCCACCGAAGGCCAAGTCGAACTCGTCGCTGCCGTCGATCTCGATCAAGACCGCGTCGATGCGTTCTGCAAACGCGCCAACGTGCCCGCCGCTTACACGGACTACACCAAAATGCTGCAGGAAGTCGGCCCCGACATCGTGTTGGTCGCCACTCCCCCCAGTCAGCACGCCGCCATGAGCATCGAAGCCATGGAAGCGGGCGCATGGGTGCTGTGCGAAAAACCGCTCTGCGGCTCGCTCGCCGAACTGGATCGCATTCGCGAAGCCGAACAACGCACCGGTTGCTACACCGCCTGCGTGTTCCAAATGCGTTTCGCTTCGTCCAATCTCCACCTCAAGCGCTTGATCGATGCCGGTCAGTTGGGCCGTCCTTTGGTGGGCGTCTGCAACACGCTGTGGTATCGCGACGCCGCCTACTACGCCGTGCCGTGGCGGGGGCGGTGGGAGACCGAACTCGGCGGTCCGACCATGGGACTCGGTATCCATGCCATGGATCACTTTCTCGATCTCTTCGGTGAATGGGAGGAAGTTCGCGCCATGGCCGGCACCCTCGATCGCGACATCGAAGTGGAGGATGTCTCCATGGCAATGGTGCGCTTTTCCAACGGTGCCTTCGGCTCGATCGTCAACAGCGCACTCAGCCCTCGGCAGGAAACCAATCTCCGCCTCGATTTCCAACGCGCCACCGTCGAACTCACTCACCTCTACGGCTACACCCGCGACAGCTGGAAAGTCACCCTCGCTCCGCCTGCCCAGGACGACTCGCTCCTGCAAGCGTGGCAAAGCTACCCGCCCGATGTGGGTTCCACGCACGGTGCCCAGCTGACCGCTTTTGTGAAAAACATGGAACGAGGCGAGTGCCCCCACACTTCGGGGATCGAGGCCCGCCGCACCATCGAGTTGCTCACCGCCATCTACAAGTCGGCCTTCACCAACCGTCCCGTGTTGCGCGGCTCGATCGAGCCCGGCGATCCCTATTACACCCAGTTGCACGGTGGCGGAAAACCGTATTCCGCCTCCCCAAATACGTAG